The following coding sequences lie in one Deltaproteobacteria bacterium genomic window:
- a CDS encoding DUF2252 family protein yields the protein MIAVGPFDAAALAHAQLTRDAIATRRFPSLFEHKRRRMIGSAHGLLRGSTALFYDLVDGVLPPLPGRATVGWMVGDMHVENLGIYRSEDGHTVFDIDDFDEATHGPLALDLLRATTSMLLAADDLGGEPVTQIRCASALLASYRERIARDDDRPDPLAPRFDDAVQRVAARRQRTLLRERVERVDGHWRYIRHPRRYLELPPDLREAAPRLLERYFDALGDRAPEHPARTHLEDVAQRVAGTGNLGYLRLAFVLRRHDRVRLVELKECHASAVHRVRALPATSEPDALRVVAAASLLPHRPARRLAAVIDADGGRSFVGRRLTPQQNKFDADTLQRGHLPVFAKLLGARIAAAHLRAAPQRDAVLGWHVDDDAMLDASIAMASVHRAVHLAYARFAPGFDAERARAGGS from the coding sequence ATGATTGCCGTCGGCCCGTTCGACGCCGCAGCGCTCGCCCACGCCCAGCTGACGCGCGACGCGATCGCGACCCGACGATTCCCCTCGCTGTTCGAGCACAAGCGGCGCCGCATGATCGGCTCGGCGCACGGCCTGCTGCGGGGCAGCACCGCGCTCTTCTACGACCTCGTCGACGGCGTCCTGCCGCCGCTGCCGGGCCGCGCCACGGTGGGTTGGATGGTCGGCGACATGCACGTGGAGAACCTCGGCATCTACCGCAGCGAGGACGGCCACACCGTCTTCGACATCGACGACTTCGACGAGGCCACGCACGGTCCGCTCGCCCTCGACCTGCTGCGGGCGACCACCAGCATGCTGCTCGCCGCCGACGACCTGGGCGGCGAGCCCGTGACGCAGATCCGCTGCGCGAGCGCGCTGCTGGCCAGCTACCGCGAACGCATCGCGCGTGACGACGACCGACCCGACCCACTGGCGCCGCGCTTCGACGACGCGGTGCAGCGCGTGGCCGCACGCCGCCAGCGCACACTGCTGCGCGAACGGGTCGAGCGCGTCGACGGACACTGGCGATACATCCGGCACCCCCGCCGCTACCTCGAGCTGCCGCCGGACCTCCGCGAGGCCGCGCCGCGACTGCTGGAGCGCTACTTCGACGCGCTCGGCGACCGCGCCCCCGAACACCCCGCGCGCACCCACCTCGAGGACGTCGCACAGCGCGTGGCCGGCACCGGCAACCTCGGCTACCTGCGGCTGGCGTTCGTGCTGCGACGTCATGATCGCGTGCGCCTGGTCGAGCTCAAGGAATGCCACGCCAGCGCGGTGCATCGCGTGCGGGCGCTGCCCGCCACGTCCGAACCCGACGCACTGCGAGTGGTCGCCGCGGCAAGCCTGCTGCCGCACCGACCGGCGCGGCGCCTCGCGGCGGTGATCGACGCCGACGGCGGGCGTTCGTTCGTCGGCCGCCGGCTCACGCCGCAGCAAAACAAGTTCGACGCCGACACGCTGCAGCGCGGGCATCTGCCCGTGTTCGCGAAACTGCTGGGTGCCCGCATCGCCGCCGCCCACCTGCGTGCGGCGCCGCAGCGAGACGCCGTGCTGGGCTGGCACGTCGACGACGATGCGATGCTCGACGCCAGCATCGCGATGGCGTCGGTGCACCGCGCGGTGCATCTCGCCTACGCGCGCTTCGCCCCCGGCTTCGATGCCGAGCGAGCCCGCGCGGGCGGCTCTTGA
- a CDS encoding thioredoxin domain-containing protein produces the protein MNSAPATIILAIERPGQSVQTVTVTGSRALVGRESGDIVLADAESSAMHAEIDASGAALIVRDLGSSNGTWRGRANAAGEMQWERLPQFALLPGTCFRCGTTIVRLIEQPGGELPAAGRTVVSGSRSGTRLSTDHGVPVRTPAPAVAPIATSAITAVRATPTPSASPTMPGQAAAAPAPAPASVPAPASAPASAVVPSSATLPLFGAAPATTHDGVVPTADASAPAPEGASSTMRAPVPAAEAPVAAAPMATADVPMHAAIAPAPAPSVTVDPARRPPVKNALIRPGDKPVTGPTPIVAPRGPRRWPKRLGFVAAALAVVAALSTLAWWAVRHFGARPPAIARTVAEQFPADALGFVVFAAPETQIGLLGDALPESVRAGATQQWGFDPFVATAWQEAGIDPAAPIAIAWLDPTKPAIAISVGLGDRDKLRAALPGLAAKLAAGSTGATSTATAPEVAVSDRSFGDTAGFWLEAPRPTAVVVRDARAVAVVGLDGADAASVAAHAERIAALEHDTSLAAREGFTALGSEVGDPIVFAYVDGVSMRSAIPANAASLVALRMGFAEIDALSFALLRDDARVRISSQVLAREGSQALRYLDGERSGAALARVPGPALAGLDGAFAAKPIADALIAFANLTGSWTEIESAVRGQAGLELRGDIIDNIAGEAGVVLLALPSKPDASDAAVLGYLRVVDEAKAKASLDAALPALQSKVFDVPASTETIAETAVHTFTVGGEGHELRISLFVAGEHLWLATGTADVRALLERTGKSVHDTARNSVLARATDKGGVMRGFVDVPTIAEKLEPLLDEVERANKLEAEPLWKLLDAVTYGVDVHERRLHTELVVHTTESDGLAALLRAAAKLSGDRAAAAIGRAQRVADCEKLVTHLMELQASDTSRTVAEFALRFEVSDRCATIAKPEQIACALAATSFAEVDACGGAEAGLLPPEPEPQAVPYIDDIWPNTRASTSESGRPRAEVNYGVDVGVDPQIRGRADALVTIIEFGDFQCPYCREVTATLDEVLSRHGNNVRLVFRHNPLPIHPEAKNAARAALAAARQGKFWAMHDKLFESQFELAPDKYRQYATTLGLDVDRFVADMDDPAIARQVEDDTAVARRFGLTGTPSFFVNGRFLSGNQSLAVFDSLVNEELSRARTFVERRGNSRKRLYEDMIARFASEVTKSAAVALPPDTGERFSIATEGLPRRGASGFARVNLTECGDFDCPYCQRATKTLDRIVADYPTQVTVTFLHNPLGYHANAEPAARAAIAADKQGKFWEMHDKLYAHPDAHAQSDFVGYAKELKLDVAQFERDFAAPETAKLVVDQQKICADAGGTSTPTFFLNGRRIEGAQSFETFKALIDAELLGGI, from the coding sequence GTGAACTCCGCCCCCGCCACGATCATCCTCGCCATCGAGCGCCCCGGACAGTCGGTGCAGACCGTCACGGTGACGGGATCGCGCGCGCTCGTCGGCCGCGAGTCCGGCGACATCGTGCTGGCCGACGCCGAGTCGTCGGCCATGCATGCGGAGATCGACGCGAGCGGCGCGGCGCTCATCGTGCGCGACCTCGGCAGCAGCAACGGCACGTGGCGCGGTCGAGCCAACGCCGCCGGCGAGATGCAGTGGGAGCGGCTGCCGCAGTTCGCCCTGCTGCCGGGCACGTGCTTCCGCTGCGGCACGACCATCGTGCGCCTGATCGAGCAACCGGGCGGCGAGCTGCCCGCGGCCGGCCGTACGGTGGTCTCCGGCTCGCGCAGCGGCACCCGACTCTCGACCGACCACGGCGTGCCCGTGCGGACGCCTGCGCCCGCCGTCGCCCCCATCGCGACGAGCGCGATCACGGCGGTGCGTGCGACCCCGACCCCGAGCGCGTCACCGACCATGCCCGGGCAAGCAGCGGCTGCGCCCGCGCCTGCGCCCGCGTCTGTGCCCGCGCCCGCGTCTGCGCCCGCGTCCGCGGTGGTCCCCTCGAGCGCGACGCTGCCGTTGTTCGGCGCGGCCCCGGCGACGACGCACGACGGCGTCGTGCCCACCGCGGACGCCTCGGCGCCGGCGCCCGAGGGTGCGAGCAGCACGATGCGCGCGCCAGTGCCCGCCGCCGAAGCGCCCGTGGCCGCCGCACCGATGGCCACCGCCGACGTGCCGATGCACGCCGCGATCGCCCCTGCACCGGCGCCGTCGGTGACCGTCGATCCAGCCCGGCGACCGCCGGTGAAGAACGCGCTCATCCGCCCCGGTGACAAGCCGGTGACGGGGCCGACCCCCATCGTCGCGCCCCGCGGTCCGCGTCGCTGGCCCAAGCGACTCGGCTTCGTCGCGGCCGCGCTCGCGGTCGTCGCCGCGCTGTCGACCCTCGCGTGGTGGGCGGTCCGGCACTTCGGCGCACGTCCGCCGGCCATCGCCCGCACCGTCGCCGAGCAGTTCCCGGCCGACGCGCTCGGCTTCGTGGTCTTCGCCGCGCCCGAGACCCAGATCGGCCTGCTCGGCGACGCGCTACCGGAGTCGGTGCGCGCCGGCGCAACGCAGCAATGGGGCTTCGATCCCTTCGTCGCGACGGCGTGGCAAGAGGCCGGCATCGACCCCGCCGCACCGATCGCGATCGCGTGGCTCGATCCGACCAAGCCGGCGATCGCGATCTCCGTCGGCCTGGGCGATCGCGACAAGCTGCGGGCGGCCCTGCCCGGGCTCGCGGCCAAGCTCGCGGCCGGCAGCACCGGCGCGACGAGCACGGCCACTGCGCCCGAGGTCGCGGTGAGCGATCGCAGCTTCGGCGACACCGCCGGCTTCTGGCTCGAGGCCCCGCGCCCCACCGCAGTGGTGGTGCGCGACGCAAGGGCGGTCGCCGTCGTCGGCCTCGACGGTGCCGACGCCGCCAGCGTGGCTGCGCACGCCGAGCGCATCGCCGCACTCGAGCACGACACCAGCCTCGCAGCACGGGAGGGCTTCACCGCGCTCGGCTCCGAGGTCGGCGATCCAATCGTCTTCGCGTACGTCGATGGCGTGTCGATGCGCTCGGCGATCCCGGCGAACGCCGCGAGCCTGGTGGCGCTGCGCATGGGCTTCGCCGAGATCGACGCGCTGTCCTTCGCGCTGCTGCGCGACGACGCCCGCGTGCGCATCTCGTCGCAGGTGCTCGCCCGCGAGGGCTCGCAGGCACTGCGCTACCTCGACGGCGAGCGCAGCGGCGCCGCACTGGCGCGCGTGCCGGGCCCCGCGCTGGCCGGGCTCGACGGCGCGTTCGCGGCCAAACCGATCGCCGACGCGCTCATCGCCTTCGCCAACCTCACCGGCAGCTGGACGGAGATCGAGAGCGCAGTGCGGGGGCAAGCGGGGCTCGAGCTGCGCGGGGACATCATCGACAACATCGCGGGCGAGGCTGGTGTGGTCCTGCTGGCCCTGCCCTCGAAGCCCGACGCCAGTGATGCCGCGGTGCTGGGATACCTGCGGGTCGTCGACGAGGCCAAGGCCAAGGCGTCGCTCGACGCGGCCCTACCGGCGCTGCAGTCGAAGGTCTTCGACGTGCCCGCCTCGACCGAGACCATTGCCGAGACGGCGGTGCACACCTTCACCGTCGGCGGCGAGGGTCACGAGCTGCGGATCTCGCTGTTCGTCGCGGGCGAGCACCTGTGGCTGGCGACGGGCACCGCGGACGTGCGGGCGCTGCTCGAGCGCACCGGCAAGAGCGTCCACGACACCGCGCGGAACTCGGTGCTCGCGCGCGCCACCGACAAGGGCGGCGTGATGCGGGGCTTCGTCGACGTGCCGACGATCGCGGAAAAGCTGGAGCCCTTGCTCGACGAGGTCGAGCGCGCGAACAAGCTCGAGGCGGAGCCGCTGTGGAAGCTGCTCGACGCCGTCACCTACGGCGTCGACGTCCACGAGCGCCGCCTGCACACCGAGCTGGTCGTGCACACCACCGAATCCGACGGCCTCGCCGCGCTGCTCCGTGCGGCCGCCAAGCTCTCGGGCGATCGCGCCGCCGCAGCGATCGGGCGGGCGCAGCGCGTCGCCGACTGCGAGAAGCTGGTCACGCACCTGATGGAACTGCAGGCCAGTGACACCTCGCGCACGGTGGCCGAGTTCGCGCTGCGATTCGAGGTGTCCGATCGCTGCGCCACGATCGCGAAGCCCGAGCAGATCGCCTGCGCGTTGGCGGCCACCAGCTTCGCCGAGGTCGACGCCTGTGGCGGTGCCGAGGCGGGGCTGTTGCCGCCCGAGCCCGAGCCGCAGGCGGTGCCGTACATCGACGACATCTGGCCCAACACCCGCGCCAGCACCAGCGAGAGCGGGCGCCCACGCGCGGAGGTCAACTATGGCGTCGACGTGGGGGTCGATCCGCAGATTCGCGGCCGCGCCGACGCGCTCGTCACCATCATCGAGTTCGGCGATTTCCAGTGCCCCTACTGCCGCGAGGTCACCGCGACACTCGACGAGGTGCTGAGCCGCCACGGCAACAACGTGCGGCTGGTGTTCCGCCACAACCCGCTGCCGATCCACCCCGAGGCCAAGAACGCCGCGCGAGCCGCCCTCGCGGCGGCGCGCCAGGGCAAGTTCTGGGCGATGCACGACAAGCTGTTCGAGTCGCAGTTCGAGCTCGCGCCCGACAAGTACCGCCAGTACGCGACCACGCTCGGCCTCGACGTCGACCGCTTCGTCGCCGACATGGACGACCCTGCCATTGCGCGTCAGGTCGAGGACGACACCGCGGTCGCACGACGCTTCGGCCTCACCGGCACACCATCGTTCTTCGTCAACGGTCGCTTCCTCTCCGGCAACCAGTCCCTCGCGGTGTTCGACAGCCTGGTCAACGAAGAGCTGTCGCGCGCGCGCACGTTCGTCGAGCGGCGCGGCAACAGTCGCAAGCGGCTCTACGAGGACATGATCGCCCGCTTCGCCAGCGAGGTCACGAAGTCGGCCGCGGTGGCACTGCCGCCCGATACCGGTGAGCGCTTCTCGATCGCGACCGAGGGGCTGCCCCGCCGCGGGGCCAGCGGCTTCGCGCGCGTCAACCTCACCGAGTGTGGCGATTTCGACTGTCCGTACTGCCAACGTGCGACCAAGACGCTCGATCGCATCGTCGCCGACTACCCCACGCAGGTGACCGTGACGTTCCTGCACAATCCCCTGGGCTACCACGCCAACGCCGAGCCCGCGGCGCGCGCTGCGATTGCCGCCGACAAGCAGGGCAAGTTCTGGGAGATGCACGACAAGCTCTATGCGCACCCCGATGCACACGCGCAGTCCGACTTCGTCGGCTACGCGAAGGAGCTCAAGCTCGACGTCGCCCAGTTCGAGCGGGACTTCGCCGCGCCCGAGACCGCCAAGCTCGTCGTCGATCAGCAGAAGATCTGCGCCGACGCAGGCGGCACCAGCACGCCCACGTTCTTCCTGAACGGCCGGCGCATCGAGGGTGCGCAATCCTTCGAGACCTTCAAGGCGCTCATCGACGCCGAGCTGCTGGGCGGCATCTGA
- a CDS encoding M20/M25/M40 family metallo-hydrolase: protein MLSWPHVATAAPQPERAREHARMLVEDIGPRVAGSPAIEQAQERVRAIFGALGLAVEHVAVGHLETAPVRVAGEVVVPAHVMDLPGDHTLVVRLPAHDGATEPAILFMAHLDTVDGSPGAVDDAAAVGVLLELTRALLETPSRPHPVMIAITAAEEPGLGGARALAASLRPDEVAFAVSLDLIGRPGPLAQNGLSRLLGRGLLQRLAAAAKTASVAIEAPLTHQVVSRLLPQLERSDHGAFTERGIPAMHLFHRGPGHIDLAYHSADDVLARVDADAQRDALAFVHALALDPAPLRPDDDAPATFVPLAGATLVRDLWLRLLELAALVVVVFALHRARRRDGPREGRSLGALAWIAAVLVTWVAAVAIELLAARLAGHPQPWIHTPGRASVPWLFAVAAALLAVAPGWYRDGRTRAVLPLAIVAAAIPGAALLWFGIVELAWVPLSMALALAAMAFTSRAQRCAIFLALAMLPAWAIVDPLRLREASYHGFLGRTVPLSLILAVVFLPIALAWLHVIVLWRPPRVVHRAAAIVAALAILGVLGGAAVTRPACAGDDFAARGLACERGAAVAAGVRTTP, encoded by the coding sequence GTGCTGTCGTGGCCCCACGTGGCCACGGCGGCGCCGCAGCCCGAGCGCGCGCGTGAACACGCGCGCATGCTGGTGGAAGACATCGGTCCGCGCGTCGCAGGCTCGCCAGCGATCGAGCAGGCCCAAGAGCGCGTGCGGGCGATCTTCGGCGCGCTTGGACTCGCGGTCGAGCACGTCGCGGTCGGGCACCTCGAGACGGCACCGGTGCGCGTTGCCGGCGAGGTGGTCGTGCCGGCGCACGTGATGGACCTGCCCGGCGATCACACGTTGGTGGTGCGGCTGCCCGCCCACGATGGCGCGACCGAGCCCGCCATCCTCTTCATGGCCCACCTCGACACCGTCGACGGCTCGCCGGGCGCGGTCGACGATGCCGCGGCCGTCGGCGTACTGCTCGAGCTGACGCGAGCGCTGCTCGAGACCCCATCGCGGCCACACCCTGTGATGATCGCGATCACGGCGGCCGAGGAGCCGGGGCTGGGCGGCGCCCGAGCCCTTGCGGCCTCGCTGCGGCCCGACGAGGTCGCCTTCGCGGTGTCGCTCGATCTCATCGGTCGCCCGGGTCCACTCGCGCAGAACGGCCTGTCGCGACTGCTCGGCCGCGGGCTGCTGCAGCGGCTCGCAGCCGCGGCGAAGACCGCCAGCGTCGCGATCGAGGCGCCGCTGACCCATCAGGTCGTCAGTCGCCTGCTTCCGCAGCTGGAGCGCAGCGACCACGGCGCCTTCACAGAGCGCGGCATCCCGGCGATGCACCTGTTCCATCGCGGTCCTGGCCACATCGACCTCGCGTACCACAGCGCGGACGACGTGCTCGCGCGCGTCGACGCCGACGCCCAGCGCGACGCGCTCGCCTTCGTCCACGCACTCGCCCTCGATCCCGCACCGCTGCGGCCCGACGACGATGCACCCGCGACCTTCGTGCCGCTCGCGGGCGCCACGCTCGTGCGCGACCTGTGGCTGCGCCTGCTCGAGTTGGCCGCGCTGGTCGTCGTCGTGTTCGCCCTGCATCGCGCCCGGCGGCGTGATGGACCACGTGAGGGTCGCTCGCTCGGTGCGCTGGCCTGGATCGCCGCGGTGCTCGTGACGTGGGTGGCGGCGGTGGCCATCGAACTGCTCGCCGCTCGACTCGCCGGGCATCCGCAGCCGTGGATCCACACGCCCGGCCGCGCGAGCGTGCCGTGGCTGTTCGCGGTCGCGGCCGCGCTGCTGGCAGTCGCCCCCGGCTGGTACCGCGATGGCCGCACGCGCGCGGTGCTGCCGCTCGCCATCGTCGCAGCGGCGATCCCCGGCGCAGCGTTGCTGTGGTTCGGCATCGTCGAGCTGGCGTGGGTGCCGCTGTCGATGGCGCTGGCCTTGGCCGCGATGGCGTTCACCTCGCGCGCGCAGCGGTGTGCGATCTTCCTCGCGCTCGCGATGCTGCCGGCGTGGGCCATCGTCGATCCGCTGCGCCTGCGCGAAGCCAGCTACCACGGCTTCCTCGGCCGCACCGTACCGTTGTCGCTCATCTTGGCGGTGGTGTTCCTGCCGATCGCGCTCGCATGGCTGCACGTCATCGTGCTGTGGCGGCCGCCGCGAGTCGTCCACCGCGCGGCCGCGATCGTGGCTGCACTCGCGATCCTCGGGGTGCTCGGCGGGGCCGCCGTCACCCGCCCGGCCTGCGCGGGCGATGACTTCGCCGCCCGCGGGCTGGCGTGCGAGCGCGGGGCCGCAGTCGCGGCCGGCGTGCGCACGACGCCGTGA
- a CDS encoding ABC-F family ATP-binding cassette domain-containing protein yields the protein MIRLDNVAKRYGSQILYVDACMGVARGQKLGLVGPNGAGKSTIFRLITREDTPDEGTVAVDRGVTIGYFDQNVGEMRGRSVLAETMAGAGEVSSLGDELHALEHAMAAPDRADELDRLVARFGEVQPRFDELGGYQLEARAREILAGLGFAEEVVERDVGTLSGGWKMRVALARILLMEPDALLLDEPTNHLDIESILWLERFLRGFAGAILMTSHDRELLNRLVDGIVEIDGGELTTYSGNFDFYERQRELAATQQEAQYARQQAMLAKEEAFIARFAARASHAAQVQSRVKKLEKIERVVPPRRRKVVDFEFRAPPRSGDDVLRLERVGKRYGSRVLYDGFDLTIRRGERWCVMGINGAGKSTLLKLAALELEPDDGRVVGGASVKLGYFAQHAMELLDPTLTVLAQLERDHPRTGQGSLRALLGAFGFSGDDVDKPCRVLSGGEKVRVVLASMLYDPPNFLVLDEPTNHLDLDTKQMLTRALSGFEGTMLFVSHDRRFLAELSNRVLELGADGPVCYGGGYLEYVAASKHEAPGMR from the coding sequence GTGATCCGCCTCGACAACGTCGCGAAGCGCTACGGCTCGCAGATCCTCTACGTCGACGCCTGCATGGGCGTCGCGCGGGGGCAGAAGCTCGGCTTGGTCGGCCCCAATGGCGCCGGCAAGTCGACCATCTTCCGGCTGATCACGCGCGAGGACACCCCCGACGAGGGCACGGTCGCGGTCGATCGCGGCGTGACCATCGGCTACTTCGATCAGAACGTGGGCGAGATGCGCGGGCGCAGCGTACTGGCCGAGACCATGGCCGGCGCCGGCGAGGTGTCGAGTCTCGGCGACGAGCTGCACGCGCTCGAGCACGCGATGGCCGCCCCTGATCGGGCCGACGAGCTCGACCGCCTGGTCGCGCGCTTCGGCGAGGTGCAGCCCCGCTTCGACGAGCTCGGCGGCTACCAGCTCGAGGCCCGCGCGCGCGAGATCCTGGCCGGGCTCGGCTTCGCCGAGGAGGTCGTGGAGCGCGACGTCGGCACGCTCTCCGGTGGCTGGAAGATGCGGGTCGCGTTGGCGCGCATCCTGCTGATGGAACCCGACGCACTGCTGCTCGACGAGCCCACCAACCATCTCGACATCGAGTCGATCCTGTGGCTCGAGCGATTCCTGCGCGGCTTCGCCGGCGCAATCCTCATGACCTCGCACGATCGCGAGCTACTCAACCGGTTGGTCGACGGCATCGTCGAGATCGACGGCGGCGAGCTCACGACCTACAGCGGCAACTTCGACTTCTACGAGCGCCAGCGCGAGCTGGCCGCGACCCAGCAGGAGGCCCAGTACGCACGGCAGCAGGCCATGCTCGCGAAGGAGGAAGCGTTCATCGCTCGCTTCGCCGCACGGGCCAGTCACGCCGCGCAGGTGCAATCGCGGGTGAAGAAGCTGGAGAAGATCGAACGCGTGGTGCCGCCGCGGCGTCGCAAGGTCGTCGACTTCGAGTTCCGCGCACCTCCGCGGTCGGGCGACGACGTGCTCCGCCTCGAGCGCGTCGGCAAGCGCTATGGCAGCCGAGTGCTCTACGACGGCTTCGACCTGACCATCCGTCGCGGCGAGCGCTGGTGCGTGATGGGCATCAACGGCGCTGGCAAGTCGACGTTGCTCAAGCTCGCCGCCCTGGAGCTCGAGCCCGACGACGGACGCGTGGTCGGGGGCGCGAGCGTCAAGCTGGGCTACTTCGCCCAGCACGCGATGGAGCTGCTCGATCCGACGCTGACGGTGCTGGCGCAGCTCGAGCGCGATCACCCGCGCACCGGCCAGGGCTCCCTGCGCGCGCTGCTCGGCGCGTTCGGGTTCTCGGGTGATGACGTCGACAAACCCTGCCGCGTGCTCTCGGGTGGCGAGAAGGTGCGGGTGGTGCTCGCGAGCATGCTGTACGACCCGCCCAACTTCCTCGTGCTCGACGAGCCCACCAACCACCTCGATCTCGACACCAAGCAGATGCTGACCCGCGCGCTGTCCGGCTTCGAGGGCACGATGCTGTTCGTGTCCCACGACCGACGATTCCTCGCGGAGCTGTCGAACCGCGTGCTCGAGCTCGGCGCCGACGGGCCGGTGTGCTACGGCGGCGGGTACCTCGAGTATGTCGCGGCGTCGAAGCACGAAGCGCCCGGCATGCGCTGA
- a CDS encoding antibiotic biosynthesis monooxygenase, with translation MTHPCNHSLRFRASLCVLLFAGACATDDDRGGAADSTGSATDGGSSSGSGGTTGGYGSAGTTGADLEALYACQDPGLFEARALAGPGLDPDAGLVEPQAEYIVSTTQILPISDQQQRFLDLVADVGTQLDGQPGFVAYGLAIEPTCGFARTISIWRDEASMLAFVGSGAHATAMAATAEVGVTGRVTSFTVTAAQLPISWDTAIERIAGVPPF, from the coding sequence ATGACCCACCCCTGCAACCATTCCCTCCGCTTTCGCGCATCGCTGTGCGTGCTCCTCTTCGCGGGCGCGTGCGCCACCGACGACGACCGAGGCGGCGCCGCCGACTCCACCGGCAGCGCCACCGACGGCGGCAGCAGCAGCGGCAGTGGCGGCACCACCGGCGGCTACGGCAGCGCGGGCACCACCGGCGCCGACCTCGAAGCGCTCTACGCGTGCCAGGACCCGGGCCTCTTCGAGGCGCGTGCCCTGGCGGGGCCCGGCCTGGATCCCGACGCGGGCCTGGTCGAGCCGCAAGCGGAGTACATCGTGAGCACCACGCAGATCCTCCCGATCTCCGACCAGCAACAACGCTTCCTCGACCTGGTCGCCGACGTCGGTACCCAGCTCGACGGCCAGCCCGGCTTCGTCGCCTACGGCCTCGCCATCGAACCAACCTGCGGGTTCGCGCGCACGATCTCGATCTGGCGCGACGAGGCCTCGATGCTCGCCTTCGTGGGCAGCGGTGCCCATGCCACGGCGATGGCGGCCACCGCCGAGGTCGGCGTGACCGGTCGCGTGACGTCGTTCACGGTCACGGCAGCGCAGCTGCCGATCTCCTGGGACACCGCCATCGAGCGCATCGCTGGGGTCCCGCCATTCTAG
- a CDS encoding LysR family transcriptional regulator: protein MPDGGLDLGAIDLNLVHALDVLLRERNVTRAAAQLGLTQSAMSHRLKRLRELLEDPLLVPGRGGLVATARAQQLGHGLRCALEDLRGALSRREHFDPATSERTFVVVTTDFAEFEILPRVLQVTTREAPRICTVMREPWPGMVAALERGEVDLVIGPSLSPQPGLVQRRVGEDDFASCVRVDHPRLRRRLDLETYVELRHLVITPTGGDGISPVDEALAARSLRREVAMRVPHFVGAPFIVARSDLLLTAPRSLLVHAAELLPLRLFDPPLPLPTVRTVMTWHERVGDDPGHAYLRELAATCTRDAIAHRRGRRGRQEPPARARSASKPGAKRA from the coding sequence ATGCCGGACGGTGGTCTCGATCTGGGTGCGATCGATCTCAACCTCGTGCACGCGCTCGACGTGTTGCTGCGGGAGCGCAATGTCACCCGTGCCGCGGCGCAGCTCGGCCTCACGCAGTCGGCGATGAGCCACCGCCTCAAGCGGCTGCGCGAGCTGCTCGAGGATCCCTTGTTGGTGCCCGGGCGCGGCGGGCTGGTCGCGACCGCGCGCGCGCAGCAGCTCGGACACGGGCTGCGCTGCGCGCTCGAGGATCTGCGTGGCGCGTTGTCCCGGCGCGAGCACTTCGACCCCGCCACCAGCGAGCGGACGTTCGTGGTCGTGACGACCGACTTCGCCGAGTTCGAGATCCTGCCGCGGGTGCTGCAGGTGACCACCCGCGAGGCCCCACGCATCTGCACGGTGATGCGCGAGCCGTGGCCGGGGATGGTCGCTGCGCTCGAGCGCGGCGAGGTCGACCTCGTCATCGGCCCGTCGCTGTCTCCCCAACCGGGGCTGGTGCAGCGCCGCGTGGGCGAGGACGACTTCGCCTCGTGTGTGCGCGTCGATCATCCGCGGCTGCGTCGCCGGCTCGACCTCGAGACCTACGTCGAGCTGCGGCACCTGGTGATCACACCGACCGGAGGAGACGGCATCTCGCCGGTCGACGAGGCCCTCGCCGCGCGCTCGCTGCGACGCGAGGTGGCCATGCGGGTGCCACACTTCGTCGGCGCACCGTTCATCGTCGCGCGCTCGGATCTCCTGCTGACCGCACCGCGTTCCCTGCTGGTCCACGCCGCCGAGTTGCTGCCGCTGCGGCTGTTCGACCCGCCGCTGCCGCTGCCGACGGTTCGCACCGTGATGACCTGGCACGAGCGCGTTGGCGACGATCCCGGCCACGCGTACCTGCGGGAGCTGGCGGCGACGTGCACCCGCGACGCGATCGCCCACCGCCGCGGGCGGCGGGGGCGTCAAGAGCCGCCCGCGCGGGCTCGCTCGGCATCGAAGCCGGGGGCGAAGCGCGCGTAG